The following are encoded in a window of Longimicrobium sp. genomic DNA:
- a CDS encoding nucleotidyl transferase AbiEii/AbiGii toxin family protein, whose product MLRHDPEVIGELHVQVLRAVARANDATEVPDLRLDGGTALAAFYLSHRQSEDLDVFGGLTLNARALGERVRDELAREGVDFEVAGPQTAGFARFIARERDGGEATGVRVDFAATSPFLLESIEPTEEGIGIASFRDVCAGKLHALCDRFEARDYVDLHAILHRPAGNEPVDETLLRTRFRTLLDDLILIDPGIDARYVGQGFARAMDKPLLSLFPLRLLKPLTDAEIQATLRLCFDECARIVSKLSPE is encoded by the coding sequence GTGCTTAGGCACGATCCTGAAGTTATCGGTGAGTTGCACGTTCAGGTGTTGCGAGCGGTTGCGCGCGCCAATGATGCGACGGAGGTGCCGGATCTTCGGCTGGACGGCGGTACGGCGCTCGCGGCCTTCTATCTGAGCCATCGCCAGTCGGAGGATCTGGACGTCTTCGGAGGACTGACGCTGAACGCGCGAGCGCTCGGTGAGCGGGTGCGAGACGAGCTCGCGCGTGAGGGGGTGGACTTTGAGGTTGCCGGGCCACAGACGGCGGGTTTCGCTCGTTTCATCGCCCGCGAGCGTGACGGCGGCGAAGCGACTGGAGTGCGGGTGGACTTCGCTGCTACCTCACCATTCCTGCTCGAATCGATTGAGCCTACCGAGGAGGGGATTGGAATCGCGTCTTTCCGTGACGTCTGCGCGGGGAAGCTGCACGCGCTCTGCGACCGGTTCGAGGCACGCGATTACGTGGATCTGCACGCGATCCTGCACCGCCCCGCCGGTAATGAGCCAGTCGACGAAACCCTCCTGCGTACCCGGTTCCGCACTCTGCTCGACGACCTGATCCTGATCGATCCCGGAATCGACGCCCGGTACGTCGGCCAGGGATTCGCTCGTGCGATGGACAAGCCCCTCCTTTCACTCTTCCCGCTTCGTCTGCTCAAACCACTCACGGACGCCGAGATCCAGGCAACACTGCGTCTGTGCTTCGACGAGTGCGCTCGGATCGTCAGCAAACTTTCTCCAGAATGA